Sequence from the Helianthus annuus cultivar XRQ/B chromosome 13, HanXRQr2.0-SUNRISE, whole genome shotgun sequence genome:
CATGCATTCTAGTCAATTTATGTAATAAATAGTATAAGAGTACATGCCTTCTTTGTAAATCTCAACATATTATTGGTTTTGAAATAAAAGCctctcatcatcatcatactcagtaaatctcaccaatagcaaagctaaggtagggacTAGGGTCTGAGAGGCTGCTTCCGctgagacccccgactcgatagtagttttgcatcaagccttggacataaggcacataacactcggcaattgaggcaaaggccgattagtgcatgtaccccttgTCTTCGGCTATCAAcgcacatgatgcatgattaaccaccccctcctttaacgttattttcacgaaattagcaTGGTTATCAAAAGCGACCTAGGCGTGCACCTAGGCGCTCAGGCGAGGCGAGGCGAGACGCAAACAAAACGCCTCTTGGCAGTCGAGGCGCACCAAGGCAAGTTTTTGGCCAAATTTCGGTAAAAATCCTAcggggtctcattggaagcagcctctATTCCTACGGGTTATACATTAATGTATAATGTTCTTTTTTACAGGTTGTTTACTACTCTCATGTTTTTAACTTTTCTTTAGTTATACATTAATTCGAGCCaggggtctcattggaagcagcctctattcctacggggtagaggtaaggctgtctacatctcaccctcctcagaccctaccttagctttgctattggtgggatatactgagtatgatgatgatgatgattagttatACATTAATCTTGTTTTGTTGTAGATAAGAATTATTGGTTAGAAACTATTGTTTATACAACCTAAATCATGTCTAAACCCTTAtaaatgttatataatagcttttatttattttatttgaaaatactattatttttctaatacataatttatttttattttttcatttaaGTGCACTCTTTTCTCACGCCCTTGCTTTTTTTGCACTTTGCGCCTAGACCcaaggcgaggcctatgcgccttgagtgcgcctagcgcATTTGATAATTAtggaaattagtaaaataacgttaaaaattagcgcactttcacttttgccctctGAGCGCCCAcaatatatacattatatgtgcatactGCAAGCGGGGCGTTCATTcataattatctataaaaaagAAAACATGTTTGACCAACCTCTTGACCATCAAGGACTAAAGCAACAACATGAGCCCTCGTCAGGTTTTTTTCGGGACTGAACAATACTCAAAAGATGATGCCCCTTCTTCTGGACTAAAGATGATGATGAAATAAATGcctctatatatattaatatgtataataataataatatagcaTAGTAGCATATAGAGCTGAATCTGAGAAACTTATTGATTCTTGCATTTTCTTCTATGCAGAATGCTACGATGGCTGCCGAGCAGACTCAAACTGTCACACGCCAGTCATCAACAATCACCATTGCTCCTATTCAAGGTAAATATAAAAGTTTTTTTGCTTCTTTGACTTGAGAAATTATAAAAAAGGATACGTTCATCATAACCTTGTTAGTCCAACCGTTATCTTGGATATTCATAGGCAAAAGATATTCACCTACCTTCATACAAAAACTACACGAAATTGCGTCTTTTTTAATAATAAATTAGAACATTTGTTGTTTATTCTTGTCTGTTATTTTTTGAATTCTTGTCGGTTAACAACCTAACCTTTTGTGACGACCAACTGGAAAACAGGGAAGGAGAAGTCTCCGGACCTTGACGATGGAGGGACTGGACTACCACCACGTgacgatgatggcggtggtggcggAGGCGGTGGAGGAGGTGGGTGGTCGTCTGGCGGATTCTTCTTTTTTGGGTTTCTTGCATTTCTAGGGTTTCTGAAAGATCAAGAGAAGGAGGGGACTTACAGGGATTAGAGGGGAACTAGATTCTTTCAGAAATCAGAATAATCTATAAGGTAGCTCCCATGATGATTAAAAACAGATGATTATAGATTGAAACCTAGTAATTCTGCTGTGAATTTTGAGATATATGACATTACAttaaaatttaaataatatttttacattGGCATTGGTTTAAATAATATTAAGAGAATGCAGTACAAATAATTATAGTTATAATAGTTTGAAAACTAATGAATGATTACAAATTCAGACTGATTTTATGTTACGAGAATTCTAGTGAGAGGGTAGAGAGAATAACAGAATTAGCTTAACAAATGCTAACCGACATTACCGACTTCGTTAAGTACAAACTAACAACTAACCATATTCTAATACTAAGCACAAACAGTCCCTGAACCAAACAACAATTACACAGTTGACCCTTCGACTTGTACTACATAACAATGCCCCTTCCTTTAAATTTTGAAACCGCGCTTTCATCTCTTCAATGTTCTCCCACGAAGCTTCTGATACTAGTAGATCATTCAAGTGAACCAAAACATCCACGCTACCCTTCTTACACATCCTTCGATCGATTACCGCAGCTGGCGTATACTTGAACCTAAGTTGAACAGGAAGCGGCAACACAACCGAATGGTCCCCATGAGCTAATTTCAACGAGACATGAAATGTTGGATGTAGCTGAGCTTACTCAGGTAAATCTAGCTTGTAAGCCACTTTTAGGGCTCAATTTGTTGTAATACACCCACTGACCCACTATAAATGCCCTTTCACTGCGTTTACCATCTGTTGTTTGTTTCATTTGATTTTGTGCTACTGAAAGTGCTTGTCTTGACTGTTTGATTGGTTGTTCCCTTTCTCTGCATATTTGATCAACTGCCTCTACTAAACAATCCTTAGGAATATATGGAACAAACAATGGAGGGGGATAGGGATATCCATATAGAGCTTGAAAAGGTGTTGTTTTAATGGTTGAATGGAAGTTAGTCAAAGTCACCCGAGCCAAGGTGTGTTATTAGTCAAAGTCATACTTCTGTGATAGGCTTCAATACACCTGTTTACTACCTCAGTCTGGCCATCAGACTAAGGATGATAGGTTGTTGACATGGCCAGCTGTATACCCTGCATTTTTGTAAACTTCTTCCAAAAATCGCTTAAAAACAAAGGGTCTCTATCACTCACAATAGTCTGTGGCCATCCATGTAACTTCAACACATGATCTAGAAACAACTGAGCCGCTGTAGTTACAGAATAAGGGTGCCTCAAAGGTATAAATGACTATACTTTGTCAATATGTCAACAGTCACCATGATAAGAGTCTTTACCACCAGCTTTAGGAAAACCCCCTATGAAATGGATTATTCTGAGAATAGGGAGAGGTTGCAAAAGCCCTGGATATGCTACATTCTCATGCTTATGACACAACCCAATAATGTCCAACTGTAACTCCTCATCTTTCCCTATTACTACCATGTCCTTTTTCATCAATAAGTTACCTTGTCATTTGAAATCAGAAATCACCTCACCCCTTGATAGCCTTTCCATCTTCTCAATTAACAAAGGATCTGTTGCCAAGACTTCTTGATTCTTTTCCACAAAGTATCACACAAAGTAGATAAGGACATAGCAAACAATGAAGGACCCTGAACTCTAGACAGAGCGTATGCCACTTGAATCTCTACCCCGTTTTTATATAAGATCTCATAGTCATGCCCCAATAACTTGGAAAGCCAGACATGTTGCAAAGGAGTAGTTAGTTTCTGTTCCAATAATATGTTTTAATAATAAAGTGATTTATTGACTAGTAATGATGTCATTATTTAACAACATAGATGATTGCCAACAACTTTTTCTCATAAACTGAATAAGCCTGTTGCCTAGGAGACAAAGCTTTACTGATAAAAGCTGATGGATGATTGTCTTGCATTAGAATAACCCAATACCCAAGGCTAAGTCATCTGTCTCTAAAACAAATGGTTTATCAAAGCTAGGTAAAGCTAGAACAGGAGGAGAGCACACAACTTCCTTCTATTAGTATATAAACTTAATTATATATGTATTATGTATAATCAGGATGATTAAACTTATGTTTATGTTTGTATATGTCAATAATTAGCGGATGGTTATGTTGGTTAGTGACACCGTTTCAAAGTGGCGGTTTTCCCTCCATAATAAACCACCATGTAACCGTCATAACTCATGTATATATTCACTCTTGCCGGCAACGTTGGCCGGTACCAAGACATTCTGAATATCATTCAATTTGTCCATTTTTTCTTCTCTTGTTTCCTGCACATACTTGTTATCGTGAATCATGAACATGAAACCAAATGCCCCACTTAATTCCGCTGCAAATCCAACTAAGTcctcaacatgtggtatcagagccacggttgAACATGATGATGTTCTCTATCCGACATCATCTGTGATGCCCTGCAAGCATTGTTCTAATGAAAAGAAGGAACGGCGGAAGACGAATCCCCTTCACAAAAGATGTTATTATTGTAATGAGCCCGGTCATCAAATCATTTCATGTAAGACAAAGGAGAATGATGAAGCAATCCAATTGATCCGTCAAGCCATCAATACCGGCATTCAACAACAAGAAGTCGACGAAGATCATGGTATGGAATTCATAGTCACCGGAACAGAAGGGGGTTTGTGGTCTGAAATCTGGTATGTTAGTACCAATTTCAAACATCATTACTCGGGTAATTTAGACGTTTTTAAGAGAATTAAAAACACGTTCGGTGTAGACACTAAACCGGTGACAACAGTTTTTTCTTTATAAAAGGGATTGGGGCTGTAGATGTAATGTCAGGAAACGATAAGTTTCAAATTCAGAGTGTGTTCTACACTCCTGAATTAGATCGGAAC
This genomic interval carries:
- the LOC110899006 gene encoding protein YELLOW LEAF 1, choloroplastic; amino-acid sequence: MFSLSASVVPSSTSQLARSELPKVGQIKSSSFCSLPLRPLTTQHATFGGNNQILSRKSAAFICAAALNATMAAEQTQTVTRQSSTITIAPIQGKEKSPDLDDGGTGLPPRDDDGGGGGGGGGGGWSSGGFFFFGFLAFLGFLKDQEKEGTYRD